Proteins found in one Silene latifolia isolate original U9 population unplaced genomic scaffold, ASM4854445v1 scaffold_20.1, whole genome shotgun sequence genomic segment:
- the LOC141638255 gene encoding pentatricopeptide repeat-containing protein At4g18840-like: protein MTVTQNLFKKSASFTPSSLQKLLKSYKTLTKSQPKHWSNIQFRSNPDVEFNFEIKNDLNLNHPILRKLESCSNVAQFNQVQAQLIIFGIFQHSLSASRVIKKLCSLPRGLKLAVSLLKNIENPDAFMCNTVIRSYWDKGYSKDALNFYYSYVVFGCVVHNHYTFPLIIKLCIDLGSILEGEKTHCRVLKCGFPADLFVKNSLILMYSALGKVGSAEKVFGESSESDLVTWNTMIDGYVKNGQVVLARNLFDEMRVRDEFTWNSMIAGYVGVRDMEAAIELFGTMPHRDIVSWNSLLDGCAKIGDKLAARECFNRMPKRNVVSWNIMLALYVRCKDYDECLRLFDRMIEDEDIQPNEATLVSVLTACGYLGMLDKGKWVHSYIVSKKRMKPDVLLYTALLTMYTKCGDMDTARSTFDIMPKKSVVSWNSMIMGYGSHGLIDNALDLFSKMERSGQEPNDATFTCVLAACAHSSRVLEGWWYFHVMHRVYQNDPKVEHYGCMADLLSKSNLVKDFERLEKEIPKEEGSVSWRAVLFACQVHSNSQLGEVVGKWLIEKDPEDIAPYLLLSNIFASERRWEDVDGVRRLMKEKGLHKYAPANSLTDCQIHRKGMIASMLLRLGSELKMSRS, encoded by the coding sequence ATGACCGTTACTCAAAATCTCTTCAAAAAATCAGCTTCATTTACACCTTCGTCTCTTCAAAAACTTCTCAAATCCTACAAAACCCTAACTAAATCGCAACCAAAACATTGGTCCAATATTCAATTTAGATCAAACCCAGATGTTGAATTCAATTTCGAGATAAAAAATGACCTAAACTTAAACCACCCAATTCTTCGGAAACTAGAATCATGCTCAAATGTAGCTCAATTCAACCAAGTTCAAGCTCAATTGATCATCTTCGGCATCTTCCAACACTCCCTTTCGGCAAGCCGGGTAATAAAGAAGTTATGTTCTCTTCCACGCGGGTTAAAACTCGCTGTTTCGCTCCTCAAAAATATCGAAAACCCTGATGCTTTTATGTGTAATACAGTTATTAGAAGCTATTGGGATAAGGGTTACTCAAAAGATGCTTTGAATTTTTATTATTCTTATGTTGTTTTTGGGTGTGTTGTCCATAACCATTATACTTTTCCTTTGATAATCAAGCTGTGTATTGATCTTGGGTCGATATTAGAAGGTGAAAAGACGCACTGTCGGGTTTTGAAATGCGGGTTTCCTGCTGATTTGTTTGTTAAAAACTCGTTGATACTTATGTATTCCGCGCTAGGTAAAGTTGGGAGTGCAGAGAAGGTGTTTGGTGAAAGTTCTGAATCAGATTTGGTGACTTGGAATACTATGATTGATGGGTATGTGAAGAATGGGCAGGTTGTTCTTGCACGCAatttgtttgatgaaatgcgtgTCAGAGATGAATTCACTTGGAACTCGATGATTGCGGGATATGTTGGCGTTAGGGATATGGAGGCTGCAATAGAGTTATTCGGGACTATGCCTCATCGAGATATCGTTTCTTGGAATTCTTTGCTTGATGGATGTGCTAAAATCGGGGACAAATTGGCTGCTCGTGAGTGTTTTAATCGGATGCCTAAGCGTAATGTGGTCTCATGGAACATCATGTTGGCCCTTTATGTCCGATGTAAGGACTATGATGAGTGTCTGAGATTGTTTGATCGTATGATCGAGGACGAAGATATTCAGCCTAATGAGGCTACACTTGTTAGTGTTTTAACAGCATGTGGGTATCTCGGAATGCTAGATAAGGGTAAGTGGGTTCATAGTTATATAGTCAGTAAAAAACGGATGAAACCTGATGTATTGCTTTATACAGCTCTTCTAACCATGTATACAAAGTGTGGGGACATGGATACAgctagaagtactttcgacatcaTGCCTAAGAAGAGCGTTGTTTCGTGGAACTCTATGATCATGGGGTATGGCTCACATGGACTCATAGATAATGCCCTCGATTTATTTTCGAAGATGGAAAGAAGCGGTCAAGAGCCTAATGATGCCACTTTCACATGTGTTTTAGCTGCTTGCGCTCATTCAAGTAGGGTTTTAGAGGGTTGGTGGTATTTTCATGTCATGCATAGAGTTTACCAGAATGACCCTAAAGTTGAGCACTATGGTTGTATGGCGGATCTCCTTAGCAAGTCTAATTTGGTAAAAGACTTTGAAAGGTTAGagaaggaaatccccaaggaagaGGGCTCTGTTTCATGGAGAGCGGTGCTTTTTGCTTGTCAAGTCCACTCAAATTCACAACTTGGTGAGGTTGTCGGAAAGTGGTTGATTGAGAAGGACCCTGAAGATATTGCGCCTTATTTGCTATTATCGAACATTTTTGCATCAGAAAGGAGATGGGAAGATGTAGATGGAGTTAGGAGACTAATGAAGGAGAAGGGTTTGCACAAATATGCACCAGCAAACTCTTTGACAGACTGTCAAATCCACAGGAAAGGCATGATTGCTTCCATGTTGCTTAGACTGGGTTCGGAACTAAAGATGTCAAGAAGTTAA
- the LOC141638505 gene encoding pentatricopeptide repeat-containing protein At1g32415, mitochondrial-like — protein sequence MPAIQSVRHLARKIPIKLSRHAFYHSTPLKSHPKLSVAHRLNLSSNDSKLLYCLVSGDLHYARRLLYEMPQRGHLSKVVTWTSLLSKFAKEGLVDEAQALFDILPERNVVTCNAMLSGYVQSGRLIEACGFFEAMREKNVVSWTSMLRGLMNSGELEEAKALFEKMPERNVVSWNTMIVGLVKNGDLVGARSVFNSMPIRDLVSWNTMIDGYVECGMMEEAKALFDQMEDTNVITCTTLISGYCRDEDVWSAYELFQRMPAKNVVSWTAMIGGFSWNGYFEEAISLFQEMKAESDVKPNVETFISLAYACAGVGFTRLCMQLHAHVVTNCSSYHDHDGRLSLGLIFMYAKCGLMEYAESVFLKNSMTRISQHGNIMINGYVQKGQLEKAKHIFDIMAVRDKISWTSMITGYFNVSKVAEACKLFNDMPETERDAIAWTAMISGFVQNEQFQEAMHLFSEMLMQGIMPLKAACSTLLGAAGATAQLDIGRHLHSLVIKTHTNFDPVLENSLISMYAKCGQISEAFQIFSNMTGKDSISWNSIIMGFSHHGLAREALSLFGDMIKSRVKPDSVTFLGILSACSHAGLIDEGWAVYRAMSNTYGILPDVEHNICMINVLGRAGKVKEAENFVLSLPFNQDIAIWGALLGVCGVGEGNYEVASRTSQRLFELDPVNAQGHVVLCNMSASVGQYGEEGMLRKEMRSKGVRKAAGFSWVSSGERTRMFLSGGVTQIQGDAFASGIPYK from the coding sequence ATGCCCGCGATTCAAAGTGTAAGACACTTGGCACGCAAAATTCCCATAAAATTGTCCCGCCATGCTTTTTATCATTCGACGCCATTAAAATCTCATCCCAAGCTTTCCGTGGCGCACCGTTTGAATCTCAGCAGCAACGACTCAAAGCTGTTGTACTGCTTGGTCAGCGGCGACTTACATTATGCACGCCGACTGCTCTATGAAATGCCTCAAAGAGGGCATCTGTCTAAAGTTGTTACATGGACGTCTCTTCTCTCTAAATTCGCAAAGGAAGGCCTTGTTGATGAGGCGCAAGCATTGTTTGACATTTTGCCAGAGAGAAATGTTGTTACTTGCAATGCTATGCTCTCTGGGTATGTACAGTCTGGTAGATTGATTGAGGCTTGTGGGTTTTTTGAGGCAATGAGAGAGAAAAATGTGGTGTCTTGGACGTCAATGCTTCGTGGGTTGATGAACTCTGGCGAGCTTGAGGAAGCGAAAGCGCTGTTTGAGAAAATGCCGGAGAGGAATGTTGTTAGCTGGAATACTATGATTGTTGGGTTGGTTAAGAATGGTGATTTGGTGGGTGCGAGATCAGTTTTTAATTCAATGCCGATTCGTGATTTGGTTTCATGGAACACTATGATTGATGGGTATGTTGAATGTGGTATGATGGAGGAAGCCAAGGCATTGTTTGATCAAATGGAGGACACAAATGTAATTACATGTACTACATTGATTTCTGGGTATTGTAGGGATGAAGACGTCTGGAGTGCATATGAATTATTTCAACGTATGCCAGCAAAAAATGTTGTTTCTTGGACTGCCATGATTGGAGGGTTTTCTTGGAATGGTTATTTTGAAGAAGCTATATCTTTGTTCCAAGAGATGAAGGCTGAAAGTGATGTGAAACCAAATGTAGAGACCTTTATTTCACTAGCTTATGCATGTGCCGGAGTGGGGTTTACTCGCCTTTGTATGCAGCTACATGCTCATGTGGTTACCAATTGCTCGAGCTACCATGATCATGATGGTCGACTTTCTCTGGGTCTAATTTTCATGTATGCAAAGTGTGGTTTGATGGAATATGCTGAATCCGTTTTTCTGAAGAATTCAATGACTCGGATAAGTCAACATGGTAACATTATGATCAATGGTTATGTTCAGAAAGGTCAGTTGGAGAAAGCAAAGCATATATTTGACATCATGGCTGTCCGTGATAAGATTTCATGGACTTCAATGATCACTGGGTATTTTAATGTCAGTAAAGTAGCTGAGGCGTGTAAATTGTTCAATGACATGCCCGAGACAGAGAGAGATGCCATTGCATGGACAGCTATGATATCAGGATTTGTGCAAAATGAGCAGTTTCAAGAGGCTATGCATTTGTTCTCGGAAATGCTGATGCAAGGTATAATGCCTCTTAAGGCCGCATGTTCCACTCTCCTAGGAGCAGCTGGTGCAACTGCTCAACTTGATATAGGAAGGCACTTGCATAGCCTAGTGATTAAAACACATACAAATTTTGACCCGGTTCTTGAGAATTCACTTATCTCAATGTACGCAAAATGTGGCCAAATAAGTGAAGCTTTTCAAATCTTCTCAAACATGACTGGGAAAGATTCAATTTCTTGGAACTCCATAATCATGGGGTTCTCACATCATGGACTAGCAAGAGAAGCGTTATCTCTATTTGGCGATATGATAAAGTCAAGGGTAAAACCGGATTCCGTCACTTTCCTTGGTATACTGTCAGCGTGTAGTCATGCAGGTTTGATAGATGAGGGCTGGGCTGTATATCGAGCCATGAGTAACACGTATGGGATTCTTCCAGATGTTGAACACAATATTTGCATGATCAATGTCCTTGGACGTGCAGGAAAAGTGAAAGAAGCTGAAAATTTTGTATTGAGTTTACCTTTTAATCAAGACATTGCTATATGGGGAGCATTACTGGGTGTATGTGGAGTCGGTGAGGGAAATTATGAAGTCGCTAGTCGTACATCCCAACGGCTATTTGAATTAGATCCTGTTAATGCACAGGGTCATGTTGTACTATGCAATATGAGTGCTTCAGTGGGTCAATATGGAGAAGAAGGGATGTTAAGAAAGGAGATGAGATCAAAGGGAGTGAGAAAGGCAGCTGGCTTTAGTTGGGTATCTAGTGGGGAAAGAACCCGTATGTTTCTTTCAGGCGGTGTTACACAAATTCAAGGTGACGCCTTTGCCTCTGGTATTCCTTATAAATGA
- the LOC141638384 gene encoding nicotinamide/nicotinic acid mononucleotide adenylyltransferase-like has translation MCQLACRSSVFVMVDPWEAKQSAYQRTLTVLCRVKNYLCENTLVPAGSLEVMLVSGSDLLESFRKSFWIPEQVQAIVRDFGVACIRMEGKDVEKMLSYYSILREMDAYEAYYLDKEKKGSLHILVYHLVSKMLLLLLPFVLLFYYLLFSFTFTSFFYFAVLPRKSS, from the exons ATGTGTCAACTGGCTTGCAGGAGTTCAGTCTTTGTGATGGTAGATCCATGGGAG GCTAAGCAAAGTGCCTACCAACGGACCTTAACTGTTTTATGTAGAGTGAAGAACTACTTATGCGAGAATACTCTTGTTCCTGCTG GATCCCTTGAGGTCATGCTTGTCAGTGGTTCCGATTTATTGGAATCATTTCGTAAAAGTTTTTGGATTCCTGAGCAG GTTCAAGCAATAGTCAGAGACTTTGGTGTGGCTTGTATACGTATGGAGGGGAAAGATGTTGAAAAAATGCTTTCATACTATTCTATTCTGCGTGAAATGGATGCTTATGAAGCCTATTACTTagataaagaaaaaaaaggaagtttACATATTTTAGTTTATCATTTAGTGAGTAAAATGTTACTACTGCTTCTTCCCTTTGTATTGTTGTTCTACTACCTCTTATTTTCCTTCACTTTTACCTCTTTCTTTTACTTTGCTGTTCTCCCACGAAAGTCTTCTTAA